gcttctttcattttgcagaggccttgttaaaaatgaaagaagcgatctgattggttgctatgggcaacttttcctctgcacaggttttgataaatctccccccatgtgcccATTTTGTAGAAACTATTCTACTTCCGTATAGAAGTTTTCCGCATCATGTATCTACATCTAGAGACTGGTGTTATAAATACGTATGCCTTCTGTTGTATACAAGTATACCTGAAATTAGGAGATGGTCCAGCACTTTGTATAaatgcagctttattgaagatcacaaCACACACATAAAACGACTATACCATCAGACGAGTTTCGAGCGCATGCTCTCTTCCTCGGTGAcgcgtcaccgaggaagagcgcatgcactcgaaacgcgtctgatggtATAGTCCTTTTATGTGTGTgtcgtgattagagatgagcgaatttacagtaaattcgatttgtcacaaacttctcggctcggcagttgatgacttatcctgcataaattagttcagctttcaggtgctccggtgggctggaaaaggtggaaagagtctcctaggactgtatccaccttttccagcccacaggagcacctgaaagctgaactaatttatgcaggataagacatcaactgccgagccgagaagttcgtgacgaatcgaatttactgtaagttcgctcatctcgagtcgtgatcttcaataaagctgcattTATACGAAGTGCTGGACCATCTCCTAATTTTAAGTACTGCTGGGTGCCTAGCCGGGCACAGGTCCATGCACCACACAGAgagaggtgagctggactttgtTCATCTACTTCATACAAATATACCACAGAAACATCTGCTCACAAATATAGCTTAAAAGCCACGAAAGTTGTGCATTTCACATTAATATTTATGCTGCTTTCTGTTCCACTACGTAGTAAATGAAGAATGGCGCACGGACTTATTTCATAAAGACTATTAAGTGCCATCACATTCCAAGTTGAAATTGTACCATTATAAGCAGGAAAGGACGTAAGATGAGCCGTATCTACAGACATCTACTAACCTAGAAGTCAATGTGATGCACACCATCTTACAGAACAGCACCACTTGTGAATCATGACCTTATAATACATACTACATGGGTAGGGTGGTGTAGCAATAGCTTAAGAGTGAATTAACCTTTATGTCGAACTGCCTTTACTCTTACAGTTCTTCCGCCCTACTATTTGCCAGCAGCAGCCGCCACTTTCTCGAAGTCTTGTGCATTGCAGAACTCCTTTATGGTGACTGTTAAAAGGTTGCTTGTAACATCCGTCACTACTACATTGGAGCATGGGGACATATCTGGGCGCCAGTCTCCAGCCTCTTCAGGATCAGATTCATCAGGCTCACCTTGCCCACGTTTGCTTGCAGAAGATTCTGGCGGAATGGAAAGATCCAACGCTTCAGATTCCCGCCAGTCAGGAACAGCTGGGCTAAGGGTCTCAGGCAGTAATTTAGGAGGTCTATCATCAGATGGAGCGGGAGAAGGACACCCAGATGTACTAGAGCTCTCATCACCAAGACCTTGGTTAGTGCTTTCATCTTCTGCCTTTTCTCCTTCTGGACCTCGAAGGGCCGGCTTGTTATACAGGGAGAAGGTTCCATACTTCAAATGACGAATCTGATTCCGGAGCATGCTTTCACTGTACTTCTTGCTTTTCCCAATAACTCTATTTCGGGATGGAATTTTAGGACGTACTAAAGGTGTTTTTGCTCCCTTGTCAATTACTTTCAGATTAAGAATGATTCTGCTACGCTTTGGCTCTCGAGGCTTGGCCTTACGGTTGATGATCCGTACAGTCTCTGAAAAGGGAGACACAGGGGCACGCAGGCCAGAAGTAGTTCCAGAGGGTGCTGTGGGATCTGGACGGGGAAGAGGGCGACGAGACATACTGTGACAGCGCCGTATGTCCTTCTTCAAGCGGTGTACAGCAGCACTGGAGTGCAGTTTATGGGAAGTACTTGAGCTTGGTTTAACTGCAAAGTGGACATCGTTTATACGTAGAGCTTCAGCCTGGGCTCTTGCCTATAAATAAGAACAAATATACGGTGACAAGAAGTTGCACAGCTTATAGATACAATACATTTAATATAAAATCTAGAGTATAAatgaaaaacagacaaaaaaaaaaaagttaaactacaactgtcatgagttttaacccccataaaccagccccagcttgacaaagttgttagaaataacagttaaatcataccttttgctgctttctagcagctttaatgattctaaaaaatgcttttaacgatagtcagcaacagtcggataggcgtggctatgcccgcagccgccacgcctatcccctgtatgtcagtgctggggatgctgtgtgattggtccacaggtcccagcactgagagcccttattactgtactgtagaagaataaacggcgcccgttcatctatgcactccggTGATGTGGGCAGCCAGCACTTACAGCAAGCACTAGCTCTCTTTCTGCTAGTACTTGCTCCCTATAGCCCGACGGAATGATCTGGCCGTCCGCATTGCATCACAGCAGTAGATGAGACCGGGCGGCCAGATCATTCCGCTACAGTATTACGCCGCGCATTGGCCTATAGGGAGCAGGTACTAGCAGAAAGAGAGCTAGTGCTTGCTGTAAGTGCTGGCTGCCCGCATCACTggagtgcatagatgaacgggcgccgtttattcttctacagtacagtacagtaataagggcTCTCTCACATACAGGGGATAGACGTGGAGGCTGCGGgcatagccacgcctatccgactgttgctgactatcgttaaaagcattttttagcatcATTAAAGCCGCTAGAAAGCAGCAACAGGTATGATTTAACTGTTATTTCTAATAACTTTGTCAAGCTGGGgctggtttatgggggttaaaactcatgacagttgcactttaagtaTTGTGCACATAGCGCAGATGGccttaaaacattattttacatatatctatctatctatctgtcactTAGGGTCCATTCACGTTGCAAGAAATTTCTTAGCTGAATTTCCTCATTGGATCTATGCAGTTTAGAatcggcacttaaaggggtatttcgggcttATCTAACTTTGAACTATCCTGCCCATAATGAAGAATTATGCTAGttctacatttacttgctatacagCTCTGCCGTAGATCATCTGTTtttaagtggagtacccctttaacatacagaATCAGCCACCTGGGCACTCGTGAAAGTGGTGCCTGGGATGCTACAAGATATTTTGTTTGCTCAtacaacctttaaaggggtactccactgtaaaaatcttatccccctatccaaaaggatacgggataagatgttagattgcgggggaccTGCCGCGGGggacctgccgctggggacccccgcaatctccaggtaggcagcagcagtgtctggaacacggaagcttgcagcctgatgtcacgccacgttccctccattcatgtctatggaagggggcatgaaagCTAGTActtagccatcacgcctcctccattaGATGTGAcacagagcagagtttgctccatgcaccgtatGACAGAGGTGCTGCAGCGTAGATCgcggggaacccccgcgatctaacatcttatctcctcttctttggataggggataagatgtttacagcaagCTTTAAGTTTTAAGAATGTTTTTACCTGTCCTTTATAAGTAACTGACAGCAGATTTAAGGGGTTATAATCCGACAAATTCCCTTTCACACTTAGAATCCCCAACTTACTGTAAGGAACAATTGTAACCATGATTTAGAAGAATTGCGCATGCCTACCTTTAAAAGGAATGTTTTTGGCTTTGGGCCTCTCTTTTTAGGTCCGTAAATTTCTTGTTCTCGCTCTCTGTGTTTATAAATAAAAACTGCTTTAAGAAAAGTAACTTAATTTTATGTCTGTAACATTAACATACAATGCAATATCACATTTCAAGAGCTAGATCCAGTGTGAAACACAGAAACATAATACATGCAAATGGATGTTTGCTGTGCATGAGAAACCCAAGGAAGTTTTTCTTTCAAGCCAACAAATATTTCTATACTACACAAGAAAAAGGGAGGATAAGGCaagaaattattttaaaatataaggttCTATAACATTCATTAATACCGCCACTGTATTACAACTACTCTTAGGGAAAACTTCAGATACCTGGTCACATGGACTTTGTGTGTTAAAAGTGAACTTTTTCTTTAAGCATACCCATAAAGCAAAACCCTTGAAAGGGGAAATATGACAGTATTTGGAGCTTACTTTTGCTCAAAAGCGACAATAAGTCTTGAGTCCAATATGTTCTCTTCTGGCTCCCATGTGCTATACCTGCAataaaagcaaagaaaaaaaaaaaaaaacacgtttaaaaaCTCAACATTGAGTTATAACATTACTAAGTTAAAGAGCTTAACTCAAAATGTAATACCTGATAATTATTTTAATAACCTTACCTAGTTATTACTCAAATTTAGGATAATGTTAGGGGTAGTAACACAAGTTTTATCCTAAAACAACCTCAAGCATTGTGCATGTGTACTTCTACCAAAGAGGACTTTGGGCAACAGTGGCACTtaccttaaggggttatccaggaatagataaacacagctactttctttcaaaaacagctccacgtctgtctccaggttgggcgtGGTTCTgccgctcagttccattgaagttaattgagccaagttgtaaaaccacatcacaacctggagacagacatggagctgtttttgaaataaattagctgtgtttttctattcctggatgtcTCCTTTAACAGATGCAGTCTACTGGAAAGGGGTTTCCAAAATTTCTATATAACGAATAATAAAATACAGAGGTCCCtcgagttacaatattaattggtatcaggatgaccattgtatattgagagaataggaaaaagtgaggatttaagaaaaaaaaaggagataactaatacaaaaaaaacaagtccttacatataaaagtaagaaggatctgctgggagctgtaatcactgtctatgtagaggacaggagcttcttcagggtcatgtacagtacacagtgtcccataaaaaattaaatgaaggcgcccctcacctggtgtccaaaggaaaagccatctcgggcacaggtaaagagtacagaacatgtaatacctccctgtactgtagggggtgctaccagacaccagtcagtgcatgcacttcagtaatacaggggttttaccagtgaatgcccattctgattgtcagttcttccagccattgacctgTTTCTCAGATCTGGACTGTGTGTAATATTGTATGTTCAGTCCAGTTTCAAgtcacaatggtccagaaaagatcaatGTATGTTAATAAaaattgtaacctgaggccattgtaagttgagttaCCACTGTAGGAGCCAAAATGCTCTGCTGAATGTATTGCACAATGTAGTAACCATCAATGAAGCCCACTGTAAAGAGCCCATGTGGTCCAACTGGAGTGTCCATCATTTGAAGGGAAAAAAGCAGAGTATGAGGAACTATTTTTTCTGCCAAATATTATACCATCTATTATGGAAGTGCCTCATGCAGCCTCTGACAGTTGTGAATAGGGTAAACCGTACAAAACACAGTAAAAgtaaattatataaataaataaaacacaaaacaagcaccGGAATCTTACTTGATAGCCCAACCTTTCCATTTTACAAGATATTCAATGCGGCCctgaaatagaaaaataaattacTTATTTCATGTACAAGGTGAAATGGTCATGTTTTTAGCATAGTCATATTCCTGTTTTCTAGGGATGTTTTGGTTTACGATCCAACGCCATATGAGTAGGTGTACATTTGCACAACGATTTATGCTCCCAAGGCACAGATACAtcgaaagaaataaacaaaatggAGTGCTGACTCATCCGTGCTTGGAAAGGCTTGGGCACCATACATTGCAAGGACCCAAACATAATCAACCAATAAGTAGATTCGGGTCATTTTTGAAGCATATGAATTTTTCCTTGAACTGAAAAGCAGTGCACATCACGCTGAACAAAAACTCCTATTTGCTTTGAAAAGGTTATCAGGAAATGGCAAGAAATGGCACCGATGCCTCTTTGAACATAAATAAGTCGGCACCCAAATTGGCATTTTCACAATGTATCCGTGCCTCGGAGGCACATAAATATTTGtgatttactgcagattttacagAGAATTATTATGAAAACATAATCATATTGGGGTGAACAACGTGTCACAGGAAACCTCAGATGTAACTTGGTCCCAGCAGCCTGATTAGTAAAGCTGGGGCTcaacatacataccgtatttttcgccgtataagacgatataagttggtgcgtcttatacggcgaatacctgccgggacctgccgctaatagaggacatcaccgatcgcggtgatgccctgtattaacccttcagacgcggtgatcaaagctgaccgccatgtctgaagcgaaaataacactaacccggctactccgtcgggctgttcgggaccgccgcggtgaaatcgcggcgtcccgaacagcttacaggtcaccgggagggaccttacctgcctcctcggtgtcttctccgtgccgggatcccctgcgctctccttcaacgtcatcacgcacgccgtcatccaatcggagcggcgtgcgtagcggcgtgatgacggcgacggagagcgtggatcccggggaagaagaagaagtccggagtgtcggggacacagcgacatccagggcaccggtgacgTGTCCGGGAcacagcgacatccagggcaccggtgacgtgtccggagcagcggggacacgtgagtattacctcctataccagtggtcttcaccctgcggacctccagatgttgcaaaactactactactgggagttgtagttttgcaacatctggaggtccgcaggttgaagaccactgttgagttcagaatctttattttcttagatttggcacctataaattgggtgagtcttatacaccggtgcatcctatagggcgaaaaatacggtaatcttaCACTTCCGGCATTATCTCTCTGCAACTATCCAGAGTCCCCCGGCTGTCAGGCTCTGTGCAACAGGTCGGACTCACTATAGTTGCAGAAAGGAGCTGCAGGAACTGGAGAATCATGTGTGCTGGtccaggcatgccaggagttgtagttttgcaacatctggtggtccgcaggttgaagaccactaatataggaggtagtactcacgtgtccccaccgctccggacccgtcaccactgccctgaatgtcgccctccatcgctgtcactgcatccccagggtgtccccgtcactccggaacgtctctgctgcccggtatcctcgctctccgtagcCGCCATCACGtctctacgcacgccgctcctattggatgacgggacggcgtgcgtgacgacgtgatgacaatgaaggagagcgccgacaatgcaggggatcccggcacggagcagacaccgaggaggcaggtaaggtccctcccggtgcagccgggttagtgtcactttcgcttcagacgcggcggtcagcttttatcgccacgtctgaagggttaatacagggcatcaccgcgatcggtgatgtcctgtattagcagcgggtcctggccgttgatggccgcagggaccgccgcgataggggtgtatttgctgtataagacgcaccaactttccccccccagttttgggcaagaaaaagtgcgtcttatacggcgaaaaatacggtaaaactTATTTTGCTGCTCCATAAAGAGAAAGACAAAGATCACTACAAGCCAGGAAGTGAGCAACAATGCTGTGCACTTTTCTAGACTCGTTctcctgatcgtggggggtctcagcactgagacccccaccgatcaaaacTGTTGACATGTTAAAATCATTAGTTGCAGCCCAAGTTCAGGGTaagacctaatggggggggggggttatcaaagctgtctatttcctgcatcaatatagagcaacctacag
The sequence above is a segment of the Hyla sarda isolate aHylSar1 chromosome 6, aHylSar1.hap1, whole genome shotgun sequence genome. Coding sequences within it:
- the CBX6 gene encoding chromobox protein homolog 6 encodes the protein MELSAVGERVFAAESIIKRRIRKGRIEYLVKWKGWAIKYSTWEPEENILDSRLIVAFEQKEREQEIYGPKKRGPKPKTFLLKARAQAEALRINDVHFAVKPSSSTSHKLHSSAAVHRLKKDIRRCHSMSRRPLPRPDPTAPSGTTSGLRAPVSPFSETVRIINRKAKPREPKRSRIILNLKVIDKGAKTPLVRPKIPSRNRVIGKSKKYSESMLRNQIRHLKYGTFSLYNKPALRGPEGEKAEDESTNQGLGDESSSTSGCPSPAPSDDRPPKLLPETLSPAVPDWRESEALDLSIPPESSASKRGQGEPDESDPEEAGDWRPDMSPCSNVVVTDVTSNLLTVTIKEFCNAQDFEKVAAAAGK